The Hirundo rustica isolate bHirRus1 chromosome 29, bHirRus1.pri.v3, whole genome shotgun sequence genome window below encodes:
- the LOC120764182 gene encoding scale keratin-like gives MPSTSQQSRMSYPGESCGVSCPQPIAESSNEPCVQRCPDSRALILPPPVVVTIPGPVLSTFPQESVVASSGPAWLGPSFSSRSSQGYGESFGLGGSRGYRGSFGLGGSGGYGGSQGSGGFSGYGGSLGYGGSRGSWGSFGLGSCGGYGGSQGFGDSLGYGGSLGYGRSLGSGGDNGYGGSLGGYGGSLGGYGGSFGNCGRSYSSGFSSRGLGYSLPGSQRWGRSRRGSCGVF, from the exons ATGCCCTCAA cctcccagcagagcaggatgtCCTACCCCGGCGAGTCGTGCGGCGTGAGCTGCCCGCAGCCCATCGCCGAGAGCTCCAACGAGCCGTGTGTGCAGCGGTGCCCCGACTCCCGAGCCCTGATCCTGCCGCCGCCGGTGGTGGTGACCATCCCGGGCCCCGTGCTCAGCACCTTCCCTCAGGAGAGCGTTGTGGCATCGTCGGGCCCGGCCTGGCTGGGGCCTTCCTTCAGTTCCCGCA GTTCCCAGGGCTATGGGGAGTCCTTTGGCTTGGGGGGCTCCCGTGGTTACAGGGGCTCCTTTGGGCTGGGCGGTTCTGGGGGCTATGGGGGCTCCCAGGGCTCCGGGGGCTTCTCAGGCTATGGGGGCTCCCTTGGATATGGGGGCTCCCggggctcctggggctcctttGGCCTGGGAAGCTGTGGGGGCTATGGGGGCTCCCAGGGCTTTGGGGACTCCCTTGGCTATGGGGGCTCCCTTGGCTACGGCCGTTCCCTGGGCTCTGGAGGTGACAATGGCTATGGGGGCTCCCTGGGGGGCTATGGGGGCTCCCTGGGGGGCTATGGGGGCTCCTTTGGCAATTGCGGGAGGTCCTACAGCTCCGGCTTCTCCTCGCGGGGCCTGGGCTattccctgcctggctcccagaGATGGGGCAGGTCC